A genomic window from Pygocentrus nattereri isolate fPygNat1 chromosome 22, fPygNat1.pri, whole genome shotgun sequence includes:
- the plrg1 gene encoding pleiotropic regulator 1 yields MTEEVQKHSVHTLLFRSLKRTHDMFVSDHAKPVSLDEKSHKVKMLVKLRTEYGPVLHMPVLKEVRGKPLNPSDPIDSSGYLPADDAEYLITGTHPYPPAPGVALTADTQLQKMPSEAGVQSMALALPPSQARQDAVRTAASVGDIHRHAGGAERSQPPQHTLALMEGGGMKNTALVPRKAPTMPKPQWHPPWKLYRVISGHLGWVRSIAVEPGNQWFVTGSADRTIKIWDLASGKLKLSLTGHISTVRGVAVSSRSPYLFSCGEDKQVKCWDLEYNKVIRHYHGHLSAVYDLDLHPTIDVLVTCSRDATARVWDIRTKANVHTLTGHTNTVATVKCQNSEPQIITGSHDTTIRLWDLIAGKTRATLTNHKKSVRAVVLHPRQYTFASGSPDNIKQWKFPDGNFIQNLSGHNAIINTLAVNSDGVLVSGADNGTVHLWDWRTGYNFQRIHAVVQPGSLDSESGIFACVFDHSESRLITAEADKTIKVYKEDDTATEETHPINWKPEIIKRKRF; encoded by the exons ATGACGGAG GAGGTGCAGAAGCACTCTGTCCATACACTGCTCTTCAGGTCACTGAAGAGGACTCATGACATGTTTGTGTCTGACCACGCTAAGCCAGTGTCCCTGGACGAAAAGAG tcACAAGGTGAAGATGCTGGTGAAGCTGAGGACTGAGTACGGTCCAGTCTTACACATGCCTGTTCTGAAAGAAGTCAGAGGAAAACCTCTCAACCCCTCTGACCCCATTGACAGCTCAGGATACCTGCCGGCCG atGATGCAGAATATCTCATCACAGGAACCCATCCATACCCACCCGCACCAG GTGTGGCCCTCACAGCGGACACTCAGCTGCAGAAAATGCCCAGTGAAGCTGGAGTTCAGTCTATGGCTCTAGCTCTGCCTCCATCTCAAGCAAG ACAGGATGCGGTTCGTACTGCAGCCAGTGTTGGAGACATCCACAGACATGCTGGAGGAGCTGAGCGATCCCAGCCTCCACAACACACCCTG GCTCTAATGGAAGGAGGAGGAATGAAGAATACAGCTCTGGTTCCCAGGAAAGCTCCGACCATGCCCAAACCACAGTGGCACCCACCATGGAAACTCTACCGG GTTATCAGTGGTCATCTGGGGTGGGTGAGGTCTATTGCAGTGGAGCCTGGAAATCAGTGGTTCGTCACTGGATCTGCAGACAGAACTATAAAG ATTTGGGATTTGGCCAGTGGTAAGCTGAAGCTGTCTCTGACTGGTCACATCAGCACAGTGAGAGGTGTGGCAGTCAGCTCACGCAGCCCGTACCTGTTCTCATGTGGAGAGGACAAACAGGTCAAATGCTGGGATCTGGAGTACAATAAG gtAATCCGGCACTACCACGGTCACCTGAGTGCTGTTTATGACCTGGACCTTCATCCCACCATTGACGTTTTGGTGACGTGCAGTCGAGATGCTACAGCCAGA gtTTGGGACATAAGAACCAAAGCAAATGTCCATACTCTGACTGGACACACTAACACGGTTGCCACAGTGAAGTGTCAGAATTCTGAACCTCAGATCATTACAG GGAGCCACGACACCACGATCCGATTGTGGGATCTGATAGCTGGAAAGACAAGAGCCACACTGACTAATCACAAGAAATCTGTCCGAGCTGTCGTTCTGCATCCGCGACA ATACACTTTTGCTTCAGGCTCCCCAGACAACATCAAGCAGTGGAAATTTCCAGATGGAAACTTCATTCAGAATCTCTCCGGACACAACGCAATCATCAACACACTCGCTGTCAACTCTGATGGTGTGCTGGTTTCTGGAG CTGATAATGGTACAGTCCACCTGTGGGACTGGAGGACGGGTTATAATTTCCAGCGGATCCATGCAGTGGTCCAGCCTGGCTCTCTGGACAGCGAGTCCGGAATCTTCGCATGCGTGTTTGACCACTCAGAGAGCCGCCTCATCACCGCCGAAGCCGACAAAACCATCAAAGTGTACAAGGAGGACGACACAGCG ACTGAGGAAACCCACCCGATCAACTGGAAGCCGGAGATTATCAAGAGAAAGCGATTTTAA